The Streptomyces kanamyceticus genome window below encodes:
- the narI gene encoding respiratory nitrate reductase subunit gamma: protein MNHLHTALWGVLPYLVVALLVMGTAWRYRYDRFGFTTRSSQLHEHRLLSVGGPLFHYGLLFVVAGHAMGLLVPESLTERLGVHEWLYHVNALAVGGTAGLATLTGLGILLFRRLRVPAVRAATSRSDRAVYPILATVLLSGLFATATTLVPDPYDYRRGVAIWFRSLFTLDPDVPAMAHAPLAYQAHALLGMALFALWPFSRLVHAFTAPVGYVARPYVVYRSRGASTRAPTASRR from the coding sequence ATGAACCATCTGCACACCGCCCTGTGGGGCGTGCTGCCCTATCTCGTCGTCGCCCTGCTCGTGATGGGCACCGCCTGGCGCTACCGCTACGACCGCTTCGGCTTCACCACCCGCTCCAGCCAGCTGCACGAGCACCGCCTGCTGTCCGTCGGCGGGCCGCTCTTCCACTACGGCCTGCTGTTCGTCGTCGCGGGCCACGCCATGGGCCTGCTCGTCCCCGAGTCGCTCACCGAACGGCTCGGCGTGCACGAGTGGCTCTACCACGTCAACGCGCTCGCCGTCGGCGGCACGGCGGGCCTCGCCACGCTCACAGGCCTCGGCATCCTGCTCTTCCGGCGGCTGCGCGTGCCCGCCGTGCGCGCCGCCACGAGCCGCAGCGACCGCGCCGTCTACCCGATCCTGGCCACCGTCCTGCTCAGCGGCCTGTTCGCCACGGCCACCACCCTCGTCCCCGACCCCTACGACTACCGCCGCGGCGTGGCGATCTGGTTCCGCTCCCTGTTCACCCTCGACCCCGACGTGCCCGCCATGGCCCACGCGCCGCTCGCCTACCAGGCGCACGCCCTGCTCGGGATGGCGCTGTTCGCCCTGTGGCCCTTCAGCCGCCTGGTGCACGCCTTCACCGCCCCCGTCGGATACGTCGCGCGCCCCTACGTCGTCTACCGCTCCCGCGGCGCGAGCACCCGGGCCCCCACGGCGTCCCGCCGGTGA
- a CDS encoding helix-turn-helix domain-containing protein codes for MAAKRGRTAQRLELGLQLRQLRENCGLGDRSGGLTRRQAAQGLRISEASLQRIEAGALNFRNVGDLRKLLDRYGVTDETVIESLISLNRESSNQDWLTQYRGLMPAGMPGFVGLEPEARAMKAYHPTVVYGLLQTERYARATHEMHKPIEEYTTEFIRSSVELRMKRQEVLTQEYPVKLHVILGEAALRYLVGDADVMREQYERLGQLSGWDHITIQVLPFRRSYRSTNDFALLDFGNALPPRVQTDSAWGSVSTSDKPREVDRFSRRFDAMTASALPPEDTPEFLHRLEREL; via the coding sequence ATGGCGGCCAAGCGTGGACGAACGGCACAACGACTCGAACTCGGTCTGCAACTCAGGCAGTTGCGTGAGAACTGCGGACTCGGCGACCGGAGCGGCGGACTCACACGTCGCCAGGCGGCGCAGGGCTTGCGCATCTCCGAGGCCTCGCTCCAGCGCATCGAAGCGGGCGCTCTGAACTTCCGGAACGTAGGAGATCTACGGAAGCTCCTTGACAGGTACGGAGTCACCGACGAGACCGTCATCGAGTCTCTGATCAGCCTCAACCGGGAATCCAGCAACCAGGATTGGCTGACGCAGTATCGAGGCCTCATGCCCGCGGGCATGCCTGGATTCGTCGGGCTGGAACCAGAGGCCCGCGCCATGAAGGCATACCACCCGACAGTGGTGTACGGCCTGCTGCAGACCGAGCGTTACGCACGCGCGACGCACGAGATGCACAAGCCGATCGAGGAGTACACGACCGAGTTCATCCGAAGTAGCGTGGAGTTGCGGATGAAGCGCCAGGAAGTGCTCACCCAGGAGTACCCGGTCAAGCTGCACGTCATCCTCGGCGAGGCCGCGCTGCGATACCTGGTGGGTGACGCCGACGTGATGCGCGAACAGTACGAAAGGCTCGGCCAGTTGTCGGGCTGGGACCACATCACCATCCAGGTGCTGCCGTTCCGCCGGAGCTACCGTTCCACAAATGACTTCGCGCTTCTCGACTTCGGCAACGCACTGCCGCCACGGGTCCAGACCGACAGCGCTTGGGGCTCCGTCTCCACCTCGGACAAGCCACGCGAAGTTGATCGGTTCAGCCGCCGGTTCGACGCCATGACAGCATCAGCGTTGCCTCCTGAGGACACGCCGGAGTTCCTGCACCGACTAGAACGAGAGCTGTAA
- a CDS encoding DUF397 domain-containing protein gives MNTHLTASELASEDVWFKSTYSDPGQNCVEVADLTAPRTGIGVRDSKNPHGPALLLHPSSWSAFITHVSRNAGA, from the coding sequence ATGAACACTCACCTCACCGCATCCGAACTCGCCAGCGAGGACGTCTGGTTCAAGTCCACTTACAGTGACCCGGGCCAGAACTGCGTCGAGGTCGCCGACCTAACGGCCCCCCGCACCGGCATAGGCGTACGAGACTCCAAGAACCCCCACGGCCCCGCCCTGCTCCTCCACCCGTCGTCCTGGTCCGCGTTCATCACGCACGTGAGCCGAAACGCCGGCGCCTGA
- a CDS encoding NAD(P)-dependent oxidoreductase, which produces MTNQHSPATSPTSPETLPTTLPPVTVLGLGSMGQALAGAFLKAGHPTTVWNRSPGKGEDLVARGAVRAATPAEAVRAGEVVVVCVVDYAASQAILDQVAPADFAGRLLVNLTSDTPERAREAAAWAAGLDVAYLDGSVMVPIQLIGTPDALIFHSGTRSAYEKYEATLKVLGGQSAYVGEDHGLAAVYDLALLDFFWTAMHGLVHGFALAAKDGVPAAALVPYLKANISLLENSVEGTAKDLDSGTYPAEASNLVVEAANVEHLVHAAEHRGLDASALRGVLTAARRAIDLGHGADEWAASVVGIRDPA; this is translated from the coding sequence ATGACGAACCAGCACTCCCCGGCAACTTCCCCGACCTCTCCCGAGACCCTCCCCACGACCCTTCCGCCCGTCACCGTCCTCGGCCTCGGATCCATGGGCCAGGCCCTCGCGGGCGCCTTCTTGAAGGCAGGGCACCCCACCACCGTCTGGAACCGTTCGCCGGGCAAGGGCGAGGACCTCGTCGCCCGGGGCGCCGTCCGCGCCGCCACCCCCGCCGAAGCGGTCCGCGCGGGCGAGGTGGTCGTCGTCTGCGTCGTGGACTACGCCGCCTCGCAGGCCATCCTCGACCAGGTGGCCCCGGCCGACTTCGCCGGGCGCCTCCTGGTGAACCTCACCTCCGACACCCCCGAGCGCGCCCGCGAGGCCGCCGCCTGGGCTGCCGGTCTTGACGTCGCGTACCTGGACGGCTCGGTCATGGTGCCGATCCAGCTGATCGGGACGCCGGACGCGCTGATCTTCCACAGCGGCACCAGGTCCGCGTACGAGAAGTACGAGGCGACGCTCAAGGTGCTCGGCGGGCAGAGCGCCTACGTCGGCGAGGACCACGGGCTCGCCGCGGTGTACGACCTCGCCCTGCTCGACTTCTTCTGGACGGCGATGCACGGCCTGGTGCACGGCTTCGCCCTCGCGGCGAAGGACGGTGTGCCCGCGGCCGCGCTCGTCCCCTACCTGAAGGCCAACATCTCCCTCCTGGAGAACTCGGTCGAGGGCACCGCCAAGGACCTGGACTCCGGCACGTATCCCGCCGAGGCCAGCAACCTCGTCGTGGAGGCCGCGAACGTCGAGCACCTGGTGCACGCCGCCGAGCACCGCGGCCTGGACGCGTCCGCCCTGCGCGGGGTGCTCACCGCGGCCCGCAGGGCGATCGACCTCGGGCACGGCGCCGACGAGTGGGCCGCCTCGGTCGTGGGCATCCGCGACCCCGCCTGA
- the narJ gene encoding nitrate reductase molybdenum cofactor assembly chaperone, with translation MTYTAVLHQAASLLLQHPGARWAERLPLIRASLTGLPGDEADILRRFCDSVADTPQLDLSARYIVTFDRSRRRTLHLTYYTDGDTRRRGESLLRWQHLYREHGWYPPADELPDFLPLALEFAARCPVPGIRALTEHRAALELLRMALTDHRSPYADVLGAVCGTLPGAAPADRAAALRMARTGPPVETVGLLPFADLPTGTTRPQEARR, from the coding sequence ATGACGTACACCGCGGTCCTGCACCAGGCCGCTTCCCTACTGCTGCAACACCCCGGCGCCCGCTGGGCCGAGCGCCTGCCCCTGATCCGCGCCTCGCTCACCGGACTGCCCGGCGACGAGGCCGACATACTGCGCCGGTTCTGCGACTCGGTCGCCGACACTCCTCAACTGGATCTTTCCGCCCGCTACATCGTCACCTTCGACCGCAGCCGCAGGCGCACCCTGCACCTGACCTACTACACCGACGGCGACACCCGCCGCCGCGGCGAGTCCCTGCTGCGCTGGCAGCACCTGTACCGCGAGCACGGCTGGTACCCGCCCGCCGACGAACTGCCCGACTTCCTACCCCTCGCCCTGGAGTTCGCCGCCCGCTGCCCCGTCCCCGGCATCCGCGCGCTCACCGAGCACCGCGCCGCGCTCGAACTGCTCCGCATGGCCCTGACCGACCACCGCAGCCCCTACGCCGACGTGCTCGGCGCGGTCTGCGGCACCCTGCCGGGCGCGGCCCCCGCCGACCGCGCCGCCGCCCTGCGCATGGCCCGCACGGGACCGCCGGTCGAGACGGTCGGCCTGCTGCCCTTCGCCGATCTGCCCACCGGGACGACCCGGCCGCAGGAGGCCCGCCGATGA
- a CDS encoding NACHT domain-containing protein, whose product MGARQGRWGMRWLLVGGVATLSAGGVWAVLSMRRGGLQPQDVAGVLGLPLGVLGLLIGSALSLSALRLQRASDGLVVALDRLARSVEDVEVAERTHMLGTGAHLIDLHVDVVPRPGGAEPPGRQRLSDVARWYCAAPGRLVVTGPPGAGKTVLAVHLVVRLLAVRAPGAPVPVRLSIRDLPPPRARRWWGLRRAVGGFERWLVASLVKSYEVDGATAVELVARRLVVPVLDGLDEMDTEVAEDGSDRAREALRELNDYQCVDGSAPLVLTCRERRYTELAERHEWLREATLLRIAGVDADQARAYVELRSDGRVSPMDAVADAMRAGAAGPAAAVLGSPFYLGLAFAVYGGDATRALHPVTDFRTEDELREYLLARCVPTATAAANAAARQARTSLAGARSARIRQREYDPVAVHRWLRHMADPEGGIATLGRVVGKWTTTALVVGAALSLVLSVLLVVPDVVARWFPEEWWEHRAGARESWTFSGLLAVAFGVGWAGVVGGREPSRPSERVRQRPARAGERMLGAARWACWTGFRALVPAGALVLGAAFAFESWYADVPDLGWYALGVAAVPVVAGAMAVDEDFVAHSDRRGLIGCALLPVLGWPAGLALQGIGPAAWFLLCVSALVVALALLARLGIARLYSTGGGALVCAYVWDPGTLGPDGRFLAGVSVGAALSYVLGCCLLGSRSAERTRDVARRVGRGLRWLLPLAMVLGPLLVGIGAVTQLGFAGVVFLALTWATLNLIGQLIYALLLLTARLQGRMPLTPDAFLAWAYHAGLLRIVGGAYQFRHSELQEWLARNPAVRG is encoded by the coding sequence ATGGGGGCGCGGCAGGGCCGGTGGGGCATGCGGTGGCTGCTCGTCGGCGGGGTGGCGACCCTGTCGGCCGGTGGGGTCTGGGCGGTTCTGTCGATGCGGCGCGGGGGGCTTCAGCCGCAGGACGTGGCAGGGGTCCTCGGTCTCCCGCTGGGTGTGCTCGGGCTCCTGATCGGCTCGGCCCTCAGCCTGAGCGCCCTGCGCCTGCAGCGGGCGAGCGACGGTCTCGTGGTCGCCCTCGACCGGCTCGCGCGATCCGTCGAGGATGTCGAGGTCGCCGAGCGCACCCACATGCTCGGCACCGGAGCGCACCTCATCGACCTGCACGTCGACGTGGTACCCAGGCCCGGCGGCGCGGAGCCGCCGGGGCGCCAGCGTCTTTCCGACGTCGCGCGGTGGTACTGCGCCGCGCCGGGACGTCTGGTCGTCACCGGACCCCCGGGCGCGGGCAAGACCGTCCTCGCGGTCCATCTCGTGGTGCGTCTCCTCGCGGTGCGCGCGCCCGGTGCCCCCGTGCCGGTCCGTCTCTCGATCCGCGATCTGCCGCCGCCGCGCGCTCGTCGGTGGTGGGGGCTGCGCAGGGCCGTGGGCGGCTTCGAGCGCTGGCTGGTGGCCAGCCTCGTCAAGTCGTACGAGGTGGACGGCGCGACGGCGGTCGAGCTTGTCGCGCGGCGCCTGGTCGTGCCGGTGCTCGACGGCCTGGACGAGATGGACACCGAGGTCGCGGAGGACGGCTCGGACCGGGCCCGCGAGGCCCTGCGGGAGCTCAACGACTACCAGTGCGTGGACGGCAGCGCCCCGCTCGTGCTGACCTGCCGCGAGCGGCGCTACACCGAACTCGCCGAGCGTCACGAGTGGTTGCGCGAGGCGACGCTGCTGCGCATCGCCGGGGTGGACGCGGACCAGGCCCGTGCGTACGTCGAGTTGCGCTCCGACGGGCGGGTGTCGCCGATGGACGCGGTGGCCGACGCCATGCGCGCGGGGGCGGCGGGTCCCGCGGCGGCGGTCCTCGGCTCGCCCTTCTACCTGGGGCTCGCCTTCGCCGTGTACGGCGGCGACGCGACCCGCGCGCTGCACCCGGTGACGGATTTCCGCACCGAGGACGAGCTGCGCGAGTACCTCCTCGCGCGCTGCGTCCCCACCGCGACGGCCGCGGCGAACGCCGCCGCGCGGCAGGCCAGGACGAGCCTTGCGGGCGCGCGTTCGGCGCGGATCCGGCAGCGGGAGTACGACCCGGTGGCGGTCCATCGGTGGCTGCGGCACATGGCGGATCCGGAGGGCGGGATCGCGACGCTGGGGCGGGTCGTCGGGAAGTGGACCACGACGGCCCTGGTGGTGGGGGCCGCTCTGTCGCTGGTGTTGTCGGTCCTGCTCGTCGTTCCGGACGTGGTGGCGCGTTGGTTCCCCGAGGAGTGGTGGGAGCACCGTGCGGGTGCCAGGGAGTCCTGGACCTTCTCGGGGCTGCTCGCGGTCGCCTTCGGGGTCGGGTGGGCGGGCGTCGTGGGCGGGCGCGAGCCGTCACGTCCTTCGGAGCGGGTGCGGCAGCGACCCGCGCGGGCGGGCGAGCGGATGCTCGGCGCCGCCCGGTGGGCGTGCTGGACCGGCTTCCGGGCGCTGGTGCCCGCGGGCGCGCTGGTCCTTGGCGCGGCGTTCGCGTTCGAAAGTTGGTACGCGGACGTCCCGGACCTTGGGTGGTACGCGCTCGGAGTCGCGGCCGTTCCCGTGGTCGCGGGCGCCATGGCGGTCGACGAGGACTTCGTGGCCCACAGCGACCGGCGGGGGCTGATCGGCTGTGCGCTGCTGCCGGTGCTCGGCTGGCCCGCGGGGCTCGCGCTCCAGGGGATCGGCCCCGCGGCGTGGTTCCTCCTCTGCGTGTCCGCGCTGGTCGTCGCCCTCGCTCTGCTGGCGCGTCTCGGTATCGCGCGGCTCTACTCGACGGGAGGGGGAGCACTGGTGTGCGCCTATGTCTGGGACCCCGGCACTCTGGGCCCGGACGGCCGTTTCCTCGCGGGCGTCTCGGTGGGGGCGGCCCTCTCGTACGTCCTTGGATGCTGCCTGCTCGGCTCGCGCTCGGCGGAGCGCACGCGGGACGTGGCGCGGCGTGTGGGGCGAGGTCTCCGGTGGCTGCTTCCGCTCGCCATGGTCCTCGGGCCGCTCCTCGTCGGCATAGGAGCGGTGACCCAGCTCGGATTCGCCGGTGTCGTCTTCCTCGCCCTCACGTGGGCGACGCTGAACCTGATCGGCCAACTCATCTACGCCCTGCTCCTGTTGACGGCCCGCCTCCAGGGCCGGATGCCGCTGACCCCGGACGCCTTCCTCGCCTGGGCCTACCACGCGGGGCTGCTCCGCATCGTGGGCGGTGCCTACCAGTTCCGGCACAGCGAGCTCCAGGAGTGGCTGGCCAGGAACCCGGCCGTGCGCGGCTAG
- a CDS encoding ATP-binding protein, with the protein MPDPKAPPAPTQLPTHEWLMGYPMTTATVRLARRHVRRRLTTWQWGGDIDDTVLVVSELLANAVRHGRVAGHHVWLRLAVGEGLVVDVSDPVSAFPGFERRADAADAGDESGRGLVVVRRLVEEFEWFPHADVGKTVRVRLGGGVLRPGAGAASPGHREELRVNR; encoded by the coding sequence ATGCCCGATCCCAAGGCTCCCCCTGCCCCCACCCAACTCCCCACCCACGAATGGCTCATGGGCTACCCCATGACCACCGCCACCGTGCGCCTCGCCCGTCGTCACGTTCGCCGTCGGCTCACGACGTGGCAGTGGGGCGGGGACATCGACGACACCGTCCTCGTCGTCTCCGAGCTGCTCGCCAACGCCGTGCGCCACGGCAGGGTCGCCGGTCACCACGTGTGGCTGCGTCTCGCCGTGGGGGAGGGGCTTGTCGTCGATGTCTCGGATCCGGTGTCCGCTTTCCCGGGGTTCGAGCGGCGGGCCGACGCGGCCGACGCGGGTGACGAGAGCGGGCGCGGCCTGGTCGTGGTGCGGCGGCTCGTCGAGGAGTTCGAGTGGTTTCCGCATGCGGATGTCGGGAAAACCGTGCGCGTCCGGCTCGGGGGAGGCGTGCTGCGCCCAGGTGCGGGGGCTGCTTCGCCAGGCCACCGGGAAGAGCTCCGGGTAAACCGTTGA
- a CDS encoding alpha/beta fold hydrolase, with amino-acid sequence MTTFVLVSGGYTGGWIWRDVAAGLRAAGAEAHPVTLTGTGERRHLGGPGTDLETHIEDLTQVLDHLDAPDVVLVGYCYGIYPAVGAADRRPGRVARLVYLDSPMPQDGYSMLDQVRERMPEGATRERVLTQARHAEDGWRIPAPTREEWREWGNLAGVTPQALDRIVRLASPQPLGPLDQKLRLTGAAADLPVTGVFCTEGGSMDIATLEALVASGMPLVQRLAAPANGFFDIATGHWPMISTPDELTDVLLRSAAGEGHRLTAPATSGTR; translated from the coding sequence ATGACGACGTTCGTGCTGGTGTCGGGCGGGTACACGGGCGGCTGGATCTGGCGGGACGTGGCGGCCGGGCTGCGGGCCGCGGGCGCGGAGGCGCATCCGGTGACGCTGACCGGCACGGGCGAGCGCCGCCATCTGGGCGGGCCGGGGACGGACCTGGAGACGCACATCGAGGATCTGACGCAGGTGCTGGACCACCTAGACGCGCCCGACGTGGTGCTCGTCGGCTACTGCTACGGCATCTATCCGGCCGTCGGCGCCGCCGACCGGCGCCCGGGCCGGGTCGCGCGCCTGGTGTATCTGGACTCCCCGATGCCGCAGGACGGCTACTCCATGCTCGACCAGGTGCGCGAGCGGATGCCGGAAGGGGCGACACGCGAGCGGGTCCTTACGCAGGCGCGGCATGCCGAGGACGGCTGGCGGATCCCGGCGCCGACGCGGGAGGAGTGGCGGGAGTGGGGCAACCTCGCGGGCGTCACCCCGCAGGCGCTCGACCGGATCGTGCGCCTCGCGTCACCGCAGCCGCTGGGCCCGCTCGACCAGAAGCTGCGGCTCACCGGGGCGGCGGCGGACCTGCCGGTCACGGGCGTCTTCTGCACCGAGGGCGGCTCGATGGACATCGCGACCCTGGAGGCCCTGGTGGCGTCCGGCATGCCGCTCGTGCAGCGCCTCGCCGCCCCCGCCAACGGGTTCTTCGATATCGCCACCGGGCACTGGCCGATGATCTCCACCCCCGACGAACTGACGGACGTCCTGCTCAGGTCCGCCGCGGGCGAGGGCCACCGGCTCACCGCCCCCGCCACGTCCGGCACCCGCTAG
- a CDS encoding helix-turn-helix domain-containing protein codes for MSTDGLWSIGLLAEHAGVTVKTVRFYSDRGLLPEAARSGGGHRRYGPEALDRLRLIRSLRALDLPVPEVDRVLEHEDALEDALEDAIAGQLRELGSRLTALRWREAALRLVAECTPAERPGRLRLIGAMTTPPSTAPLARFWRGWLPPRLPARVLAATVEQAVPAVPDDPTPAQVLAFARLQAFVSAPCDGGARFQPEAHRGGRGYRPELLYDGLTEAYALAAADVREGRSPHGGEALDCFVAAHAGALGSRDTPGFRRGLGSQLAAEQRLDGYWNLVAEVTAPPSGRPEPTPGAADDWLREALRKPQLTEGVR; via the coding sequence TTGTCGACCGACGGATTGTGGAGCATCGGCCTGCTCGCCGAACACGCGGGCGTCACGGTCAAGACCGTCCGCTTCTACTCCGACCGCGGCCTGTTGCCCGAAGCCGCCCGCAGCGGCGGAGGCCACCGCCGCTACGGCCCCGAGGCGCTCGACCGGCTGCGTCTGATCCGCTCCCTGCGCGCCCTCGACCTGCCGGTCCCCGAGGTGGACCGCGTCCTCGAACACGAGGACGCCCTTGAGGACGCACTGGAGGACGCCATCGCGGGTCAGCTGCGCGAACTGGGCTCGCGCCTGACCGCCCTGCGCTGGCGCGAGGCCGCCCTGCGCCTGGTCGCCGAGTGCACTCCGGCGGAGCGCCCGGGGCGACTGCGCCTGATCGGCGCCATGACCACGCCGCCGAGCACTGCCCCGCTCGCCCGCTTCTGGCGCGGCTGGCTGCCCCCGCGGCTGCCCGCCCGGGTCCTCGCCGCGACCGTCGAGCAGGCCGTGCCCGCGGTGCCCGACGACCCGACGCCCGCCCAAGTCCTCGCCTTCGCCCGGCTGCAGGCGTTCGTCTCCGCGCCCTGCGACGGCGGCGCGCGCTTCCAGCCCGAGGCGCACAGGGGCGGGCGCGGCTACCGCCCCGAGCTGCTCTACGACGGCCTCACCGAGGCGTACGCCCTCGCGGCGGCCGATGTGCGCGAGGGCAGGTCGCCGCACGGGGGCGAGGCGCTCGACTGCTTCGTCGCCGCCCACGCGGGCGCGCTCGGCAGCCGCGACACCCCCGGCTTCCGGCGCGGGCTCGGCTCCCAACTCGCCGCGGAGCAGCGCCTCGACGGCTACTGGAACCTCGTCGCGGAAGTCACCGCCCCGCCCTCGGGGCGCCCGGAGCCGACGCCGGGCGCGGCGGACGACTGGCTCAGGGAGGCCCTACGTAAGCCTCAACTTACGGAAGGCGTACGGTGA
- a CDS encoding dihydrofolate reductase family protein, translating into MRKLVYFIAVSIDGFIAGPDGADPTGPDGFWPVAQDYVEHLGATYPETLPAPARAALGITAEGTHFDTILEGRKTYEIGLDAGIPNAYPHLRHLVFSRSRTELPDPAIELVTTDPVERVRELKKEEGKDIWLCGGGVLAGVLRGEIDRLVVKLSPMVLGSGISLFGDDSAFEPTLYARTDAKLLDSGTVFLTYDKATGSAD; encoded by the coding sequence ATGCGAAAGCTCGTCTACTTCATCGCCGTCAGCATCGACGGATTCATCGCGGGGCCCGACGGCGCCGACCCCACCGGGCCCGACGGGTTCTGGCCCGTCGCGCAGGACTACGTGGAGCACCTCGGCGCCACCTACCCCGAGACGCTGCCCGCGCCCGCCAGGGCCGCCCTCGGCATCACCGCCGAGGGGACCCACTTCGACACGATCCTCGAAGGGCGCAAGACGTACGAGATCGGTCTCGACGCCGGAATCCCCAACGCCTACCCGCACTTGAGGCACCTGGTGTTCTCGCGGAGCCGCACCGAGCTCCCCGACCCGGCGATCGAGCTCGTCACCACCGACCCCGTCGAGCGGGTGCGGGAGCTGAAGAAGGAGGAGGGCAAGGACATCTGGCTGTGCGGGGGCGGCGTGCTCGCCGGGGTGCTGCGCGGTGAGATCGACCGCCTCGTCGTCAAGCTGAGCCCGATGGTGCTGGGTTCGGGCATCTCGCTGTTCGGCGACGACAGCGCCTTCGAGCCGACGCTGTACGCGCGTACGGACGCCAAACTGCTCGACAGCGGCACCGTCTTCCTCACCTACGACAAGGCCACGGGCAGTGCCGACTAG
- a CDS encoding mycothiol-dependent nitroreductase Rv2466c family protein, whose product MNVRDSERHRVNVDFWFDPVCPYTWVTSRWLREVESVRGIAVRWRVMSLAALNEARDVDPEDPEGLYGEYMKAHGRVCAAVREQHGNEALGRYFDALGVHIHARQDWSGMGAALADAGLPAALESVAMTAEYDAVVRASHEAGVALVGDDVGTPVLSVEGVGALFGPVVSPAPRGEAAGRLWDGVVLMAGVAEFHEFRRSYGELDFG is encoded by the coding sequence GTGAACGTCAGGGATTCCGAGCGGCACCGCGTGAACGTCGACTTCTGGTTCGACCCCGTATGCCCGTACACCTGGGTCACCTCCCGCTGGCTGCGCGAGGTGGAGAGCGTGCGGGGCATCGCCGTGCGCTGGCGGGTGATGAGCCTTGCCGCGCTCAACGAAGCGCGGGACGTCGACCCGGAGGACCCCGAGGGGCTGTACGGGGAGTACATGAAGGCGCACGGCAGAGTCTGCGCCGCGGTGCGCGAACAGCACGGCAACGAAGCGCTCGGGCGGTACTTCGACGCCCTCGGCGTGCACATCCACGCACGTCAGGACTGGTCGGGCATGGGGGCCGCGCTCGCCGACGCGGGACTGCCCGCGGCCCTGGAGTCCGTGGCGATGACCGCGGAGTACGACGCCGTGGTGCGCGCGTCGCACGAGGCGGGCGTCGCCCTGGTCGGCGACGACGTCGGCACGCCGGTGCTGTCCGTCGAGGGCGTGGGCGCGCTCTTCGGGCCCGTCGTCTCCCCGGCGCCGAGGGGCGAGGCGGCCGGGCGGCTGTGGGACGGCGTGGTCCTGATGGCCGGGGTGGCGGAATTCCACGAGTTCCGACGGTCCTATGGGGAGCTGGACTTCGGCTGA